A single window of Coturnix japonica isolate 7356 chromosome 17, Coturnix japonica 2.1, whole genome shotgun sequence DNA harbors:
- the DPM2 gene encoding dolichol phosphate-mannose biosynthesis regulatory protein, with translation MATATDQAVGFGLVAFSLVLFVYYTLWIIVLPFIDSEHSIHQYFLPREYAVIIPVVAGLLLLLFIGVFIMVVMWKSRKPARKSD, from the exons GCTACAGCGACGGACCAGGCGGTCGGGTTCGGTTTGGTGGCCTTCAGCCTCGTGCTGTTCGTGTACTACACGCTGTGGATCATCGTGCTG cCCTTCATTGACAGTGAGCACAGCATCCACCAATACTTCTTGCCCAGGGAGTACGCCGTTATCATCCCCGTGgtggctgggctgctgctgctgctatttatAG GTGTTTTTATAATGGTTGTGAtgtggaagagcagaaaacCTGCCCGGAAATCAGACTGA